TCGCGCACATCGCCTCGAATTCCTGCCCGTCAAGGTTTGAAAAATTGGTTGTCAGGCCGAAATCGATTTTCTGGCGCTTCTGCGCCTCGTCAGGCGGAAGCCACAATCCCTTGTATTCGACAAGGCCCTTTGAAGACTGTTTGGCCAAAAACTTTTCCCTGCGCTCGGACAAGGCCTTTGCTTCCGACACCGCTTTCTCGTCATCCGATTGCCTGCCGACGGAAATCGCCCTGAAAAACCAGAAAAGCGGCATCCCCGCCAAAACCAGGAGGATGAACGCCGATGCAACAACCCATCCAAAGAACATGAACAGGCCAAAAACCAGCAGCAATGCGCCCCAAACGTAAAAACTGCGCTTCAAAGACGCGGGGTTGAAAAAAGGATTAACATCGCGTTCAAACTTTTTGAGCAGGAAAAAAACCGAAGCCGCGAAAACCAACCCGAAGATTGCCCCGACCCATGGCAATCCGAAAAATGAAAAAACGCACAGAAGAGCAAGGGATGCAAGCGAAACCGCAAAAACCCTGTTCTTCAACAGCAAACCGGCAACTGGCGCGGGTGCAATCGGTTCAGGCATATGCTATAACACAAAACTAAACGGTTTTCAGGTATTTATTCTTTTATTCGTTCTTTTTTGGAAAAAAAAGCCGCATAACCGCACGCCATCCGACCGAGATTAGCTTAAAAAATACTAACGCGCAGGTGTGTTTCCATGGTTGACGCCTGGCTTTATTCCATTGCAAGCGTTTTCGCCGTCAGCCTGATTTCACTTGTCGGCATCCTCACCATCCGGATGGACGCCGAACGCCTGAAAAAATTCGTGTTTTACCTTGTCGGATTCGCCGCCGGCGCATTGTTCGGCGACGCTTTCATCCACCTCCTGCCGGAAGCAGTTGAAACCTTCGGGTTCGGCCTTGAAATTTCGTTGTCAATCCTAGCCGGAATAGCGTTCTCGTTCATAGTTGAAAAGTTCATTCGCTGGCGCCACTGCCACATTCCCACATCCGAGGAACACCCGCACCCGATGGCAGTGATGAACCTTGTCGGCGACGCCGTGCACAACTTCATCGACGGCGCAATCATTGCTGCAGGCTACCTTACAAGCTTTC
The sequence above is drawn from the Candidatus Diapherotrites archaeon genome and encodes:
- a CDS encoding restriction endonuclease — encoded protein: MPEPIAPAPVAGLLLKNRVFAVSLASLALLCVFSFFGLPWVGAIFGLVFAASVFFLLKKFERDVNPFFNPASLKRSFYVWGALLLVFGLFMFFGWVVASAFILLVLAGMPLFWFFRAISVGRQSDDEKAVSEAKALSERREKFLAKQSSKGLVEYKGLWLPPDEAQKRQKIDFGLTTNFSNLDGQEFEAMCANLFRQMDYDVQVVHPIGNFGLHLLARKGGEAIGIQLFTEKALVSAESMGRLLAEMKAPGIGATKGIIIGTAGFEVKAKVAAKGNKVELWDAKDLSKAVGKYLIQRK
- a CDS encoding ZIP family metal transporter; this translates as MVDAWLYSIASVFAVSLISLVGILTIRMDAERLKKFVFYLVGFAAGALFGDAFIHLLPEAVETFGFGLEISLSILAGIAFSFIVEKFIRWRHCHIPTSEEHPHPMAVMNLVGDAVHNFIDGAIIAAGYLTSFPVGFATTMAVFFHEIPQEIGDFGVLIHAGVTGKKALFLNFVTALTAIAGAIAVLLLGSLFDKIEFFITPFAAGMFIYIAGSDLIPELHKREENLAKSFFLLLVFCAGIAAMALLLGLEA